The Malus domestica chromosome 13, GDT2T_hap1 genome includes a window with the following:
- the LOC103452291 gene encoding uncharacterized protein has protein sequence MASHSKWENPNHPLYLHHSDQPGAILVPQPLVEDNYNTWVQSMSMALTVKNKLGFVDGTINKPSEDNSEELQQLNRCNNLVKTWLLGSMSKEISGSVINYKDARQMWTDLHERFSHVNIVQLFHVENEIHDCVQSNMSVSSYFTKLKSLWDERDTLCSIPACSCGTKNEMNSYVETQKTMKFLMGLNESYATVRSNTLLLEPLPTVNKAYALVLRHERQTEVSNGKSTQPEALVFAVKNLSQEPTPEDKEMRCGKCNRTNHITKNCRAHLKCTFCGWKGHTFDFCRKRKAATETESSRPFSSKGNQVSQSNKHETLPNFPFSKQDCKQILQMLNKNKSSFANQVGNHSSHEELSGPSLGEDDWDGN, from the exons ATGGCTTCTCATTCAAAATGGGAAAATCCCAACCACCCACTCTATCTCCACCACTCGGACCAACCTGGTGCAATCCTCGTACCACAACCATTGGTGGAAGACAACTACAACACATGGGTTCAATCCATGAGTATGGCCTTAACGGTCAAGAACAAacttggttttgttgatgggACAATCAACAAACCAAGTGAGGACAATTCTGAGGAGCTGCAGCAATTGAATCGCTGCAATAACTTGGTCAAGACATGGCTACTAGGCTCCATGTCAAAGGAGATTTCAGGGAGTGTCATCAACTACAAGGATGCTCGACAAATGTGGACCGATCTGCATGAGAGGTTCTCACATGTGAATATAGTTCAGCTGTTCCATGTTGAGAACGAGATCCATGATTGCGTCCAAAGCAATATGAGTGTAAGTTCTTACTTCACTAAACTTAAAAGTTTATGGGATGAACGTGATACTTTGTGTTCCATTCCAGCATGTAGTTGTGGAACAAAGAATGAGATGAACTCATATGTTGAAACTCAGAAAACCATGAAGTTCCTTATGGGATTGAACGAATCGTATGCTACGGTTCGAAGCAATACTCTTCTTCTCGAACCACTGCCTACGGTGAACAAGGCATATGCGTTGGTCCTTCGACATGAACGCCAGACAGAGGTTTCCAATGGGAAGAGTACACAACCAGAGGCTCTTGTCTTTGCAGTGAAGAATTTGTCGCAAGAACCTACACCGGAAGACAAAGAGATGCGATGTGGAAAGTGCAATAGAACCAATCACATCACCAAAAACTGTCGTGCACATCTCAAGTGCACTTTTTGTGGATGGAAAGGTCACACCTTCGATTTCTGTCGAAAACGGAAAGCAGCCACAGAAACAGAAAGCAGTCGTCCTTTTTCTTCAAAAGGGAATCAAGTTTCACAAAGTAACAAGCATGAGACGTTGCCCAATTTCCCGTTCTCTAAGCAGGATTGCAAGCAAATCCTTCAAATGTTGAACAAGAACAAATCATCATTTGCCAATCAAGTCGGTAATCATTCTAGTCATGAAGAACTTTCAG GACCTTCGCTCGGGGAAGATGATTGGGATGGGAACTGA